From Etheostoma spectabile isolate EspeVRDwgs_2016 unplaced genomic scaffold, UIUC_Espe_1.0 scaffold00001317, whole genome shotgun sequence:
GGAGGCTTTGCATGGTTTAGTTTAGCTTTAAAACGTTCAGATTAAcacagttttctgttttttgtacatTGTGGGGACCAGTGACAGGCTGCAGCCTGATGGGATCCACCCTTTCTAGAATTTTGTCCTTCCTGGGGACGAGTCATGTTGTGTCTCTTGGCGAACTATCAACACCAGTGTGGGGAACTGCATAGTTCATGACAAGAATTTTGTTAGATTGAAAAAATACACTAGAGTAGATTCTTTTAATATCCAAACTTTGACATCTTTACTGATGAACACATTACAAATAaactcatttttaaaataatagctGGTTTGTCAATAAATCGCCAATGACAACCACCAGACCTGCTGTACATAACTGCTTTTTACTGGATTTCATGATTTAAATAACAGGACGAAACTGAACCTCCTGCAGATTGAAACATAAAAAGTCTAAATAACATTCTCAGTTTCAGGCGTGTTGCTGTTGTTCCTCTCAgactgactccagatcagaagatGAGTGatttggaggaagaggaggacggaGCAGAGTCTGTAGTATCAGGCTGTCAGTCTATGAAGAGTGACCGGTCCAGATTTGAACCTCCGACCTTCAGAAAAGAACCTGGACCCCCAGACACAAACCCTGGACCCTGGACCCGCAGATACAAACCCTGGATGAATGCTGAGATTAAAAAGTTAATTaatgacaaaagaaaatccTTTGCTACGGGAGACAAGGATACACTGAATAGGATCCACAAAGATCTTAAAAGggagataaataaagagaaatatCGGTATAAATGCGAAataggaaattatttgaaagtgAATGATACGAAGAAAGTGTGGGAAGGAATGCGGTTAATAAGTGGATTTATGCAGGGAAAGGGAAGGTAAATAGTTTTCAGTTAAATGGCACAAGAATATGATAATAATCTAAATCCCTTGAATAATAGATTTGACAAAATAGACTTTTCTGATGAAAGACAAAGACTTAGGGAAATGATTGAGAGCAGAAAGGATGATGACTGTACCCTACAAACAACCAATCAGGAGGTAGATGGTATGTTTATGAGACTAAAAGCTACCAAAGCAGCAGGCCCAGACTGACTGTCtccaaaagtattaaaaggctgttctttttttccaagtatttttaatcactttttctcTCTTAAAAATCGTTGCCTGATTTATGGAAACAATCTTGCACTATACCAGTACCTAAAAACAAAGCCTGTGAGTGTATGAATGATCTAAGACCAGTGGCTTCAACCTCCATAGCCATGAAGGTATGTGAGAAAATCACGTTGAATAGTCCCGGCCAATTTGCTTATCAGAAAGGGATAGGGGCAGAGGATGCTATTGTCTGTAAATTGGACAGTGTCCATGCTCacctaatggggggggggggggggggggtgagaattctatactatgattttagcTCAAAGTTCAATACAATACAACCATACATCCTTGTAAATAAGGTTTTGAAGGTGAAGGTTCCaggtgtttttatcttgttcattttaaattttttagaaAATTTCAATTTGTTAAGTCAAACTCAAAAGTTAAGTCAGACAATATTATGTCAAACACAGGGTCACCTCAGGGAACGGTTTtatcaccttttctttttaccatttACACGGCAGACTACCGTCCGCAGCAGGCGAGCTGTCAGGTTGTTAACTTTGCTGACGACACAGCGCTCATTGGGTTAATCAACAATGATGACTATAGTTGCTATCAAAATGAGATAAAATTCTTTGCTGATTACCGTGATATGCATTTCCTGGAACTCAACATTAAGAAAACTAAAGAATTAGTAATACATTACaggggaaataagatcacagctgaggcagtggaaatcaaaggtgtagaaatagaaagagtgaacacacACAAGTATTTGCCGTTGTTTTTAACGACAGGCTAACATGGTACAGTCATGTTGACTCATTGAGTAGTGAACACAGATGTGGTGAGAATGATTTTTATGCCAGTTATATGTAGTGTGTGGAGTTACattgtggtgggggggggtatgCTGGGGTAACTGAGAAGGCCCGGATTAATATAGTGACTAAAAGGGCTGGGAAAATGGTGGAAGAGTTAAATACAGTGGATCAGGTATATGACAATCATCTggtaaaaatgacacagaaaataaCGAGGGACCCGGTTCACCTTCTTCATGGTAATGGGACTGGTggggttatggagcgtagtggcagactaagacctcctgtggtagtctgactggtagggttatggagcgtagtggtagactaagacctcctgtggtagtctgactggtagggttatggagcgtagtggtagactaagacctcctgtggtatctgactggtagggggttatggagcgtagtggtagactaagacctcctgtggtatcTGACTGGTAGtgttatggagcgtagtggtagactaatacctcctgtggtagtctgactggtaggggggttatggagcgtagtggtagactaatcTGACTGCTTTAAAGagtttttatagaaaaaaaattgcgcatattacaaaaacaaatttgtgtagctaactaTGAAAACACCGACTtggccatatctcggccaaaataaatgctgtaaagccaaactttagaatattctTTGGTATGACCCTTAAGGCTCTAAAACAAAGTTTGAAAATTGGCCACTGGAGGGCACTACAAATACAACAAGTTTATATCTCATGAACCGGTCatccaaatttacaaaatttGATGGATACCATGTAGGCCCACTCCTGAGGTGGTCCTTATAGTGGGGTACTGATTGGTtcaagtgggcgtggcctatgggCCAATGTCTGGATTAACCACTTCCACTAAAGTGAATTACTTGAAATTAACATGGTAGATGTACAGTGTGTAGCCGACCAGACCTACCAAATATTACACATGTTGACCAGTAGGTGGTGCTACAAATACAACAAGTTTATATCTCATGAACCACTCAtccaaattttacaaaatttgatggATACCATCTAGACCCACTCCTGAGTTGGGACTTACAGTGGGGTACTGATTGTTACAAGTGGGCGTGGCATATGGGTCAACGTTTAGATTAAGCAATTAAACTAAAGTGAATTACTTGAAATTAACAGGGTAGATGTATAACGGGTAGCTGACCTGACTTAACAAATAATACACATGtggaccactaggtggcgctacaaTGGCGTCAAACGTGTTGTTGCCTATAACTCCTACATTAGACATCAGACATTAAAAGTCTCCACGTCCACGTGTTCACTACATCAAGCTGAGTCACATGATATAGGCCACATCTATTTCTCATTAAATATCTTTCCACAATATTGCGACAAGTGCGAAACCAATTTTTTCAAACTCGTCCTAGGCCGTAAGACAGATCTGCAGGAAACCTGGTGTATAGCAGAATATTCTTTGGTATGACCCTATGAGGCTCTAagaaaaagttgtataaagactTTTGCTACGTTGGCGTGTGCGCATTTGACGACCAAGTAAAGTTTCTGTAGTAAGCTACCAAACACATTTCATATAATATCTCATCCAAACATTATGGTATCACTACACAACCTTAGGGCAGTGTTCAACATTCTCCCCAGATACTCTGATCCGAAATTTGGCAaagatgggccattagggggcgctataatcaacatttatttgtttaatttcaacAGTCAATAAATTTacatgggaaatttgcaatttgaatatctctgccacagtaaatgctgtcAAAACCAAACctgtaatgattgtttcgcccaccgcctgGAGGTTCTctgccaaatttggtgaagacatgcccttagggggcgctctaatcGACATAGAatatttccccgggtcgctggggacgacttgCGTGGGGAGGCTTGGACCACGTTGttactgcttgcagttctaaaACAAACTTGACTGACTTGACTTAAAAGTAAGAGAACTGATACCAACATGGAATCCCTTTTAATTATTGGCAGCAGTGTGTGTAGCGCTCCATAATTGTCTTTATTAAAGATAATATGAGGTGTTGAGTTTATCCTATGAGCCTTGGCATGGACGGCATGGAGTCCAGGCATCCATTCTCTTTGGGGGGGTCCCGTTTATtataaaaagtagaaaaagtatTTCACGTAAAAAGGTACTTCACCCAGTGCTGATGAATAAAGAGCTGTGGCGTGCTCAcggcattaataaaaacatgttggTGTTTGCAGAGTCCAGAACCAGAGAAGGAGAGCCGACTCTGGACTATCCATCTGTCAGTCTCTGAAGAGTGACCGGTCCAGATTTGAACCGCCGACATTCAGTAAAGAACCTGGACCCCCAGACACAAAGTAAGAGAACtgatactatctttgttggaagataaatctccgtcccagtttcaggtcttttgcagactccaacaggttttcatccagagtggtcctgtatttggctgcatccatcttcccctcaatttgaaccatcttccctgtccctgctgaagaaaagcaggcccaaaccatgatgctgccaccaccatgtttgacagtggggatggtgtgttgagggtgatgagctgtgttgcttttacgccaaacatatcgttttgcattgtggccaaaaagtttgattttggtttcatctgaccagagcaccttcttccacatgtttggtgtgtctcccaggtggcttgtggcaaactttagacgagacttttatggagatctttgagaaatggctttcttcttgccactcttccatgaaggccagatttgtgcagtgtacgactgattgttgtcctatggacagactctcccacctcagctgtagtctctgcagttcatccagagtgatcatggcccttggctgcatctctgatcagtcttctccttgtctgagctgaaagtttacagggacggccaggttttggtagattttcagtggtctgatactccttccatttcaaaatgatggcttgcacagtgctccttgggatgtttaaagcttgggaaatctttttgtatccaaatccggctttaaacttctccacaacagtattacggacctgcctggtgtgttccttggtcttcatgatgctctctgcactttcaacagaaccctgagactatcacagagcaggtgcatttctacagagacttgatcacacacaggtggattctatttatcaccatcagtcatttaggacaacatagGATCATTCAGCGATCGtcactgaacttctggagtgagtttgctgcactgaaagtaaaggggccgaataattttgcacacaccacttttcagttttttatttgctaaaaaggttgaaaatatccaatagattttgttccacttcacaattgtgtcccacttgttggtaattcttcacaaaaaataaaaaatgtatgtcttgttgtttgaagcctgaaatgtgtcaaaaggttgaaaagttcaagggggccgaatactttcgcaagtcACTGTACCTAACCACCAGTGACATGCTGCACAGTGCAATACTCCCCCTAGTGGCTGAAATAAAGAACTACATTACCCGAACTAAAAGGTGGATACAAACAGCTTCTACATGATTATTAAACTAACatcaataaatacatgtttgcaGAGTCCAGAACCAGAGACAGAGACCAGAGTCTGGACTATTAGGCTGTCAGTCTATGAAGAGTTACCGGCCGATGCCAGAACCTCCAGACCTCAGTACTGAACTACCACCAGACCTGCTTTACAAAACTCTCTTTCACTGGATTTCATGATTTAAACAACAGGAAAAAACTGAACCTCCTGcagattaaaacataaaaagtctaAATAACATTCTCAGTTTCAGGCGTGTTGCTGTTGTTCCTCTCAGATTGACTTCAGATCAGAAGATGAGTGATttggaggatgaggaggacggAGCAGAGTCTGTAGTATCAGGCTGTCAGTCTATGAAGAGTGACCGGTCCAGATTTGAACCTCCGACCTTCAGTAAAGAACCTGGAACCTCAGACACAAAGTAAGAGAACTGATATTTACTCATTTATATGACTCCTGCAGGAAGTTAGCAGGAACAGTTACAATCCTTTTACTTTTCTCTGAGCTTTGAGGTtttttcaggtcattttataaagaaatgtgttgacagagggaggaagaggggtGATGTTTGGGAGGAGGAGCAGCTGTCCTGCTGTGCATCGTATCAGGACTTCCTGCGGGATCCAGTCTCTACCAGCTTTGGACACTGGTTCTGCAGACCGTGTATCACCTCATACTGGGACCAGGCTGCTTCATCAGGAGACTCCTGCGGTCCCCAGTGGGGAGAAAGATCCAGAACAAGTAAGACTGTCCATCTGTCTCCTGATGTCTTCATGTCTGAAAACAGGAATATTCTTGTGTCCTccgtttttattcctttttattgttataattGTTGTTTGGAGACTGAAAATAACactattaatatatatatgttttgtaTTCCCTTACAGTGTACGCTGCTAAACATGAACATAAGATCAGAGTGAAGAGGACATATGAACGTGTGACTGAAGGAGCTGaacaaacaggaagtggaacCTTCCTCAGCAGGATCTACACTGCAGTCTACATCACAGACAGACTGAGTGAGGAGGTTAATACCCAACATGAGGTTCTGCAGCTGGAGACATCTTCCAAGATGAAGACCCTCCATGACTCTCCAATCAAGTGCAGCGACATCTTTAAAGCCTCACCTGGCCAACAGGAACCCATCAGAGTCGTTATGATGATCGGCGTCGCTGGCGTTGGAAAAACCTTCTCAGTGCAGAAGTTCTGTCTGGACTGGGCCGAGGGGTTGGAGAACCAAGATGTCGATCTGGTGATTCCTCTTTCCTTCAGGGAGCTGAACCTGATCAAAGATGAGCAGTACAGTCTTCTGGAGCTGCTCCGTGTTTTCCATCCAACATTACAGAAGGTCCCAGCAGAGCAGCTCGCTGCCTCCAGACttctcttcatctttgacggCCTGGATGAAAGCAGACTTTCACTGGATTTCAACAACAATGAGGCTGTTCCTGATGTCACACACAAGTCCTCAGTCAACGTGCTGTTGACAAACCTCATCCAGGGGAAGCTGCTTCCCTCGGCTCTCGTCTGGATAACTTcccgacctgcagcagccaatcagatccctcctgCGTGTGTTGACAGGATAACAGAAGTACGAGGCTTCACTGATGAccagaaggaggagtacttcaAGAAGAGAGTCAGTGATGAAGAGCTGTCCAgcagaatcatctcccacatcaagacatcCAGGAGCCTCTACATCATGTGTCTGATCCctgtcttctgctggatcactgctacagttctggacCACATGTTGACTACAGACCAAAGAGGAGAGCTGCCCGAGACCCTGACTGACATGTACGCACACTTCCTGTTGGTTcagacaaagaggaagaagCAGAAGTATGCTGAGGGACATGAGACGAGTCCACAGAGCTGATGGAGGCTGACAGGAAAGTTCTTCTGAAGCTGGGGAGGCTGGCGTTTGAACAGCTGGAGAAAGGAAACATCATGTTCTACCAAGAAGACCTGGAGCGCTGTGGACTGGATGTCACAGAGGCCTCGCTGTACTCAGGAGTTTGCTCAGAGATCTTCAAAAGAGAGAGTGTGGTCTTCCAGAAAACAGTCTACTGCTTCATTCATCTGAGCGTTCAGGAGTTTCTGGCGGCAGTCTACCTGTTCCACTGTTACACCAACAGGAACACACAGATACTCACGGACTTCCTGGGAGAAGACTCGGCCTGTGACAACAGTGAACTGAATGATAGTAATGACAACAATTACCCATCCCTGGATGTCTTCCTGAATAGAGCAATGGAGAAATCCCTCAGTAGTAAGAGTGGCCACCTGGACCTTTGGGTCCGCTTCCTTCATGGCCTCTCTCTGGAGTCCAACCAGAGACTCTTAGGAGGCCTGCTGGGTCAGACAGACAACAGTCCAGAAATCATCCAGAGATCTATCAACAACCTAAAGGAGAAGAAAACCAAAATTTCTCCTGACAGAAGCATCAACATCTTCCACTGTCTGACGGAGATGAAGGACCACTCAGTCCATCAGGAGATCCAAGAGTTCCTGAAGTCAGAGAACAGATCAGGGAAGAAACTCTCTGAGATCCACTGCTCAGCTCTGGCCTACATGCTGCAGATGTCAGAGGAAGTTCTGGATGAGTTGGACCTGGAGAAGTACAACACATCAATGGAGGGAAAACAGAGACTGATTCCAGCTGTGAGGAACTGCAGAAAGGCTGTGTAAGTCTAGATTATCAACACAATAAATCAATGTAAAGCCGACGGCATCGGTTTTAGAGTAGAGATACccactttacacattttaaaattataaatCATGCATGaaacaccacaaaaaatggattttgatattttttttaaactaattttgGTGATATTTGTGTTTCTACAAACATCTCTTGAACATcagtaacagtatttttttatgtatgtatttgacagggacaatgCTCAGCTCCTTAGAAGTACCATTATTAGCTATAAGCTAATTTTCAGCTGGAGTCCCTGGCCAGGAAACAGAGAATAACATAATATGGGAAATCTAACACAGTAGTAAATACAACAATCACAGTTAcactacaacaacaaacaacaaaactgcTTTGAAAACAATTAccacaacatgaagacaacgtCAACAATACAATTTCACAACAGTAAACACCACAACAATAATaccaacaacaaaatcacagagACCACTACAACAGGACTTCACTACATAAAGACTGGCTGTTTGGGTTAATGATTGATGGGAGCATTATTGGGCTGATTTCAgccatgatttcatttttaatttaaaaccagTAAAGTTGTTACGTTCTCTGATATCTTGGTGCTGAGCTCCAATACTTTATGGATCCAACAGAGAAGAATGATCTGCCTGATGTAGATCTGTGCGGTAGTGCACCGTGACCTCTGCTGGTCATCCTAGTTCTCGTTCCAGGTCCTGAACAGTGACACAAACTCATTCAATGGTGGAGCGTTCAAATCATTGATTACATTATAGACTCGGCTAACATCAgcgagaaaaaaaactgtcaaaggGTACGAGATTATGTCTTTGGTTTATGTTACAATTATGATAACTAGGTGGCTTTTTGTCTAATGCCTTAAGAGATTATTCATAAAGAGTTTGCCGTGGAgcaagtgtttttttacagtttgtgatCCTTTATGATAtgagtg
This genomic window contains:
- the LOC116674954 gene encoding LOW QUALITY PROTEIN: NACHT, LRR and PYD domains-containing protein 12-like (The sequence of the model RefSeq protein was modified relative to this genomic sequence to represent the inferred CDS: inserted 1 base in 1 codon), which encodes MSDLEEEEDGAESVVSGCQSMKSDRSRFEPPTFRKEPGPPDTNPGPWTRRYKPWMNAEIKKVQNQRRRADSGLSICQSLKSDRSRFEPPTFSKEPGPPDTNFRRVAVVPLRLTSDQKMSDLEDEEDGAESVVSGCQSMKSDRSRFEPPTFSKEPGTSDTKGRKRGDVWEEEQLSCCASYQDFLRDPVSTSFGHWFCRPCITSYWDQAASSGDSCGPQWGERSRTMYAAKHEHKIRVKRTYERVTEGAEQTGSGTFLSRIYTAVYITDRLSEEVNTQHEVLQLETSSKMKTLHDSPIKCSDIFKASPGQQEPIRVVMMIGVAGVGKTFSVQKFCLDWAEGLENQDVDLVIPLSFRELNLIKDEQYSLLELLRVFHPTLQKVPAEQLAASRLLFIFDGLDESRLSLDFNNNEAVPDVTHKSSVNVLLTNLIQGKLLPSALVWITSRPAAANQIPPACVDRITEVRGFTDDQKEEYFKKRVSDEELSSRIISHIKTSRSLYIMCLIPVFCWITATVLDHMLTTDQRGELPETLTDMYAHFLLVQTKRKKQKYAEGHETSPXELMEADRKVLLKLGRLAFEQLEKGNIMFYQEDLERCGLDVTEASLYSGVCSEIFKRESVVFQKTVYCFIHLSVQEFLAAVYLFHCYTNRNTQILTDFLGEDSACDNSELNDSNDNNYPSLDVFLNRAMEKSLSSKSGHLDLWVRFLHGLSLESNQRLLGGLLGQTDNSPEIIQRSINNLKEKKTKISPDRSINIFHCLTEMKDHSVHQEIQEFLKSENRSGKKLSEIHCSALAYMLQMSEEVLDELDLEKYNTSMEGKQRLIPAVRNCRKAVLKTCRLSEISCASVTSALKSNPSHLRELEMSNNINLYDSGVEQLCAGLESPDCRLETLGLRNCTLSEVSCAALASALKSNPSHLRDLDLSYNNLKDSGVEELCDGLESPDCRLETLRLERCRLSEISCAALVSALRCNPSHLRELHLSNNDLKDSGVEQLCAGLESPDCRLKTLGLERCSLSEISCAALASFLKSNPSHLRELDLSFNNNLKDSGVKELCAGLESRDCRLETLRLRYCGLSKISCAALASALKSNPSHLRDLDLSYNSLKDSDGKQLCDLMKSPDCRLETLRWR